In a genomic window of Melopsittacus undulatus isolate bMelUnd1 chromosome 1, bMelUnd1.mat.Z, whole genome shotgun sequence:
- the HUS1 gene encoding checkpoint protein HUS1 has translation MRFRAKIVDLACLNHFSRVVNTIAKLAKTCTLRLTVSKLYFILSDKVLNGGVGMWCELNQGNFFDEFQMEGVSAEHNEIYLELMPENLSRALKTAHNAKAVKMKLTNKHCPCLRVAVELPSLSSSSRIVTHDIPVGVIPRRLWNDFREPSVPDFDVSIYLPALKIMKSVVERMRNLSNYVVIEANLSGEMNLKVETDLVCVTTHFKDLGNPSWALEDGCQSSQDRDPESMAEARIDIRKLQQLLAGQQVNPTKALCNIVSKRVVHLILLHEDVSLQYFIPALT, from the exons ATGCGCTTCCGTGCTAAGATCGTGGATCTCGCCTGCCTCAACCACTTCAGCC GTGTAGTTAACACAATCGCCAAGCTGGCCAAGACCTGCACCCTGCGCCTGACTGTCAGCAAGCTGTATTTCATCCTCTCCGATAAAGTACTGAATGGAGGTGTGGGTATGTGGTGTGAGCTGAACCAG GGGAATTTCTTCGATGAATTTCAGATGGAAGGAGTGTCTGCAGAGCACAATGAGATCTATTTAGAGTTGATGCCTGAGAACCTGTCGAGAGCATTGAAAACTGCCCACAATGCTAAGGCAGTGAAGATGAAGTTGACTAACAAACACTGTCCCTGTCTCAGAGTCGCTGTGGAGCTG CCATCCTTATCAAGCAGCAGTAGGATTGTGACACATGACATTCCTGTGGGGGTTATTCCCAGAAGATTATGGAATGACTTCAGAGAGCCCAGTGTGCCAGACTTTGAT GTCAGTATTTACCTACCAGCGCTGAAAATAATGAAGAGTGTTGTGGAGAGAATGAGGAATCTCAGCAATTATGTT GTGATTGAAGCAAACTTGAGTGGAGAAATGAACTTGAAAGTAGAAACTGACTTAGTTTGTGTAACAACACATTTTAAAGACTTGGGAAATCCTTCCTGGG CATTAGAGGATGGATGTCAAAGTTCTCAAGACAGAGATCCAGAAAGCATGGCTGAGGCACGCATAGACATCAggaaactgcagcagctgcttgctGGACAGCAGGTCAACCCCACAAAAGCATTGTGCA atATTGTAAGTAAAAGAGTTGTCCACCTCATCTTGCTTCATGAGGATGTTTCCCTTCAGTATTTCATTCCAGCACTTACCTGA